A stretch of the Anaerolineae bacterium genome encodes the following:
- the mazF gene encoding endoribonuclease MazF, giving the protein MSASPDVPGRGDIVWLSFSPQAGHEQAGRRPAVVISPAAYNGRVGLALLCPITNQVKGYPFEVAIPPGLPVTGVILADQVKCLDWRARRAERIGVLPPATVAEVLRKLGALLRG; this is encoded by the coding sequence GTGAGCGCCAGCCCAGACGTCCCCGGCCGCGGCGACATCGTGTGGCTCAGCTTCAGCCCTCAGGCCGGGCACGAACAGGCAGGCAGGCGCCCCGCTGTGGTAATCTCGCCGGCGGCCTATAACGGTAGGGTCGGGCTGGCCCTCCTCTGCCCCATCACCAACCAAGTCAAGGGCTACCCGTTTGAGGTGGCCATACCTCCCGGCCTCCCAGTGACCGGAGTCATCTTGGCCGACCAGGTGAAGTGCCTGGACTGGCGAGCCCGACGGGCGGAGCGCATCGGTGTACTTCCGCCAGCGACGGTGGCCGAGGTACTGCGCAAGCTTGGAGCGCTGCTACGAGGCTAG
- a CDS encoding sugar ABC transporter substrate-binding protein, translating to MGTIRLTRRQALRGMLAIGGGAALMTACSGTTSTVSTTGTAAETPAAGEPAAAAEAIALRLMAWEGGIGNTKEINEITLPAFMDHNPTIKVKFEAPPWDEYWTKFQTLAASGDLPDVYSESIAYGWDHANQGIALNLQPFIDATLNTDDYYMEMHLNGLRYPSMLHGDLYAFPVRWVGALLFYNKDIFDAVGAAYPDDTWTYDDMLNAAQTLTKVEGGKTVQWGMDPLVTDMLLDPMIKANGGSVVSDDYRRCTITEPVAIESIQWSVDTIQTHKVAPSPATKKGFAQGTFASQVVAMAVSGSWDCDTWREADFAWDVTYIPKGKVSRKMGDGPDSLGIYKASTNKEAAWKLVEYWVSEENQMRMGELPLGCVPFLRKAAESPAFLDRPGSPSGLRALLDMAPDSTSDYGPQWMEWRATIMRNELDLAFLGERSVEESVQAACVGVDQVLASIEWPD from the coding sequence ATGGGCACTATCAGACTGACGCGGAGACAGGCACTTCGTGGGATGCTGGCCATCGGGGGAGGAGCAGCCCTGATGACGGCTTGCTCGGGCACCACGAGCACGGTGTCGACGACTGGCACCGCCGCTGAGACTCCCGCCGCAGGCGAGCCGGCGGCGGCGGCAGAAGCGATCGCGCTGAGACTGATGGCTTGGGAGGGCGGTATTGGCAACACCAAGGAGATCAACGAGATCACTCTGCCGGCGTTCATGGACCATAACCCGACCATCAAGGTCAAGTTCGAGGCTCCACCGTGGGACGAGTATTGGACGAAGTTCCAGACGCTCGCCGCATCGGGCGACCTCCCTGATGTCTATAGCGAAAGCATCGCTTACGGCTGGGATCATGCCAACCAGGGGATAGCCCTCAACCTTCAGCCTTTCATCGACGCTACTCTCAATACCGACGACTACTACATGGAGATGCATCTCAACGGTCTGCGATACCCGAGCATGCTGCACGGCGACCTCTATGCCTTCCCAGTCCGTTGGGTCGGGGCTCTGCTCTTCTACAACAAGGATATCTTCGATGCAGTGGGTGCCGCGTACCCCGACGACACCTGGACCTATGATGATATGCTCAATGCTGCACAGACGCTTACCAAGGTTGAGGGCGGCAAGACGGTACAGTGGGGCATGGACCCGCTCGTCACCGACATGCTGCTTGACCCGATGATCAAGGCCAATGGTGGCTCGGTCGTGAGCGACGACTATCGGCGCTGCACTATAACCGAGCCCGTAGCGATCGAGTCAATACAGTGGTCCGTCGATACTATCCAAACGCACAAGGTTGCGCCCTCGCCCGCAACCAAGAAGGGCTTCGCCCAGGGCACCTTTGCTTCTCAAGTTGTGGCGATGGCCGTTTCGGGCAGTTGGGATTGCGATACGTGGAGGGAGGCGGACTTTGCATGGGACGTGACCTACATCCCCAAAGGCAAGGTGAGCCGCAAGATGGGCGACGGCCCAGACAGCCTAGGGATTTACAAGGCAAGCACGAACAAGGAAGCGGCCTGGAAGCTGGTCGAGTATTGGGTCTCCGAGGAGAATCAGATGCGCATGGGCGAACTGCCACTGGGCTGCGTGCCTTTCCTTCGCAAGGCAGCGGAGTCGCCCGCGTTTCTGGATCGCCCAGGTAGTCCGAGTGGTCTGAGGGCACTTCTAGACATGGCACCTGACTCTACTTCAGATTACGGACCTCAGTGGATGGAGTGGCGCGCGACGATCATGCGCAATGAACTCGACCTAGCCTTTCTAGGCGAGCGCTCAGTTGAGGAGTCGGTGCAGGCGGCCTGTGTGGGCGTCGACCAGGTGCTAGCAAGCATCGAGTGGCCCGATTGA
- a CDS encoding response regulator → MERDEPLSRDQVHQALEALYDNVQLAHCDLVTRFSRLADIGRLDERAERARALFLEAIEVLRPARSVPFGSPESRFYDLLSLRYVENLTLPQVMRELSLSRRQVYRDLAEAEEKLAQVLASWLQAQGEEAEPSRRGLLSDELAALPAAAGEVQLGALLQEVADLVGGLADRLGVSLHLPQAEVEPGPLVLADRAILKQVLVQLLSGAVQSSPGGLVRVEVQSDESTCSLGLVFALGAGQDIVDTALVMAASQRLAHRLDRRDDGQVEVRLELRRGQPASVLIVEDNPGAVELYRRYLSGGRWRVSSVPNPTLALEIARRTRPDVIVLDILMPGLDGWSIIKGLRQHEDTRDIPLLVCSVLEDPSLAGSLGANAYLTKPVSRAHLLRALGDCLAPRPAPADDC, encoded by the coding sequence GTGGAAAGAGACGAGCCTCTCTCGCGAGACCAGGTTCACCAAGCCCTCGAGGCCCTCTACGACAATGTCCAGCTGGCCCACTGCGACCTGGTGACGCGCTTCTCCCGCCTGGCCGACATCGGCCGGCTGGACGAGCGGGCCGAGCGCGCCCGGGCCCTCTTCCTGGAGGCCATCGAGGTGCTCCGGCCCGCCCGCTCGGTCCCCTTCGGTTCCCCCGAGTCCCGCTTCTACGACCTCCTCTCCCTGCGCTACGTGGAGAACCTCACCCTGCCCCAGGTCATGCGCGAGCTCTCCCTCAGCCGCCGGCAGGTCTACCGGGACCTGGCCGAGGCAGAGGAGAAGCTGGCCCAGGTCCTGGCGTCCTGGCTGCAGGCTCAGGGCGAGGAGGCCGAGCCCTCCCGCCGGGGGCTGCTCAGCGACGAGCTGGCCGCCCTTCCCGCCGCCGCCGGCGAGGTGCAGCTGGGCGCTCTGCTGCAAGAGGTGGCGGATCTGGTGGGGGGCCTGGCGGACCGCCTGGGGGTGTCGCTCCACCTTCCGCAAGCCGAGGTCGAGCCCGGCCCGCTAGTCCTGGCCGACCGGGCCATCCTCAAGCAGGTCCTGGTGCAACTCCTGAGCGGTGCCGTGCAGAGCTCCCCCGGTGGCTTGGTCCGGGTGGAGGTGCAGAGCGACGAATCCACCTGCTCTCTCGGCCTGGTCTTCGCGCTAGGTGCGGGACAGGACATCGTGGATACGGCCTTGGTGATGGCAGCATCGCAGCGCCTGGCCCACCGCCTCGACCGCCGCGACGACGGGCAGGTAGAGGTGCGGCTGGAGCTGCGGCGGGGCCAACCGGCCTCGGTGCTCATCGTGGAGGACAACCCAGGCGCGGTGGAGCTGTACCGCCGCTATCTCTCCGGGGGCCGGTGGCGGGTCTCCTCGGTGCCCAACCCCACCCTAGCCCTCGAGATCGCCCGCCGCACCCGCCCCGACGTCATCGTGCTGGATATCCTCATGCCCGGCCTGGACGGCTGGAGCATCATCAAGGGCCTGCGGCAGCACGAGGACACCCGCGATATCCCCCTCCTGGTGTGCTCTGTTCTGGAGGACCCCAGCCTGGCTGGCTCGCTGGGGGCGAACGCCTACCTCACCAAGCCGGTCTCGCGGGCCCATCTGCTGCGGGCGCTGGGGGACTGCCTGGCGCCGCGTCCGGCTCCGGCAGATGACTGCTGA
- a CDS encoding AbrB/MazE/SpoVT family DNA-binding domain-containing protein, whose amino-acid sequence METRIKRWGNSLALRIPKPLADEVGLEEDALVELSVVDGALVAAPASELSLEKLLAQVTDENLHSEIDTGPAVGKEAW is encoded by the coding sequence GTGGAGACCCGGATCAAGAGGTGGGGCAACAGCTTGGCGTTGCGTATTCCGAAGCCGCTCGCCGATGAGGTCGGGCTGGAGGAGGACGCGCTTGTCGAGCTGTCCGTGGTGGACGGCGCTCTGGTGGCCGCTCCCGCCTCCGAGCTCTCCCTGGAGAAGCTCCTGGCGCAGGTGACCGATGAGAACCTGCACTCTGAGATTGACACCGGTCCTGCAGTCGGCAAGGAAGCGTGGTGA
- a CDS encoding carbohydrate ABC transporter permease, with translation MTARAQLGPRATLKGPSAWETLRKVLRPVVVHGFLILASLIMALPFIWMVLSSLKAQPEIFIFPPRWLPKTPLWSNYIEVTKAMPFTWFTYNSLKIAVLTVLGQILSASLAAYAFARLRFPGREVMFLTWLGCMMIPGQVTLIPQFILFRSFGWLDTHLPLVIPSFFGSAFGTFLLRQFFMTIPMELEDAAIVDGCTRFRIYWNIMMPLAKPALATLAVFTFMGSWNSLLEPVVYLTTYRKLTLPVGLAFFRGQYTTNWALLMAGATLSVVPIIALYIFAQKYFVQGVVMSGIKG, from the coding sequence ATGACCGCCCGTGCCCAACTCGGACCACGAGCGACACTCAAGGGACCTTCGGCCTGGGAGACGCTGCGCAAGGTGCTCCGGCCGGTGGTGGTGCACGGGTTCCTGATCCTGGCCAGCCTGATCATGGCCTTACCCTTCATCTGGATGGTACTGAGCTCACTCAAGGCTCAGCCCGAGATCTTCATTTTCCCGCCGCGCTGGCTCCCCAAGACGCCTCTGTGGAGCAACTACATTGAGGTGACCAAGGCCATGCCCTTCACTTGGTTCACCTACAACAGCCTCAAGATCGCCGTGTTGACCGTCCTGGGACAGATCCTTTCGGCCTCCCTGGCAGCGTATGCCTTTGCCCGGCTCCGTTTTCCGGGCCGGGAGGTGATGTTCCTCACTTGGCTGGGCTGCATGATGATCCCCGGCCAGGTGACCCTCATCCCCCAGTTCATCCTCTTCCGATCCTTCGGGTGGCTGGATACACACCTGCCTCTGGTGATCCCCAGCTTTTTCGGCTCCGCCTTCGGTACGTTCCTGCTGCGCCAGTTCTTCATGACCATTCCCATGGAACTGGAAGACGCCGCCATCGTGGACGGCTGCACCCGCTTCCGCATCTACTGGAACATCATGATGCCGCTGGCCAAGCCGGCTTTAGCCACCTTAGCCGTGTTCACCTTCATGGGCAGTTGGAACAGCTTGCTAGAGCCGGTTGTGTATCTTACTACCTACAGGAAACTGACCCTGCCGGTCGGACTTGCTTTCTTCCGAGGGCAATACACCACCAACTGGGCCCTTCTCATGGCCGGAGCCACCCTCAGCGTCGTCCCCATCATCGCCCTATACATCTTCGCCCAGAAGTACTTCGTCCAGGGCGTGGTCATGAGCGGCATCAAGGGGTAG
- a CDS encoding sugar ABC transporter permease codes for MATGPAPLGALTRSPGAEGRRRGLSQLLAALPFLLPTMIGFFVFIAGPVLAAFILGFTKWDLFTSPTWVGLGNYGQMAQMPLFWRTVRNTFQYTILYLAPGVILPLLVAIFMNQRARAISIYRSVFFLPVVTSTVAVALVWFWLYNPEFGAINYFLALVGIKGPMWLASPRTAMISIVIMSVWKGLGYTMVIYLAGLQGVPAELCEAAAIDGATRWRRHLHVTLPLMTPTIFFVVVTTVMGSLQVFEQTYILTQGGPAYSTTTLSWYIYVQAFQWLHMGFGCALAYVLFFIIMVLTLIQFRLQKAWVFYG; via the coding sequence GTGGCAACAGGGCCAGCCCCTCTCGGGGCCCTCACTCGTTCGCCTGGCGCTGAGGGCCGCCGCCGCGGGCTCAGCCAATTGCTGGCGGCGCTGCCGTTCCTCCTGCCCACTATGATCGGCTTCTTCGTCTTCATCGCCGGTCCGGTGCTGGCCGCCTTCATCCTCGGCTTCACCAAGTGGGACCTGTTCACCTCTCCCACCTGGGTGGGACTGGGCAACTACGGTCAGATGGCTCAGATGCCTCTGTTCTGGAGGACGGTCCGCAACACATTCCAGTACACGATTCTTTACCTGGCTCCTGGAGTCATTCTGCCGCTGCTGGTGGCCATCTTCATGAACCAGCGGGCCCGTGCCATAAGCATCTATCGCAGTGTGTTCTTCCTCCCCGTAGTCACCTCCACGGTGGCGGTAGCCCTGGTGTGGTTCTGGCTGTACAATCCCGAGTTTGGCGCCATCAACTACTTCCTGGCGCTGGTGGGCATCAAGGGGCCTATGTGGCTGGCGAGCCCCAGGACCGCCATGATTTCCATCGTTATCATGAGCGTGTGGAAGGGCCTCGGCTACACCATGGTCATCTACCTGGCCGGGCTTCAGGGGGTACCTGCCGAGCTCTGCGAAGCGGCCGCCATTGACGGCGCTACCCGCTGGCGCCGTCATCTGCACGTTACCCTGCCCCTCATGACTCCCACGATCTTCTTCGTAGTGGTAACCACGGTGATGGGCTCGCTGCAGGTCTTCGAGCAAACTTACATTCTCACTCAGGGTGGGCCGGCTTACTCCACCACCACGCTCTCCTGGTATATCTACGTCCAGGCCTTCCAGTGGCTGCACATGGGGTTCGGCTGCGCCCTGGCCTATGTCCTCTTCTTCATCATCATGGTGCTGACTCTGATCCAATTCCGCCTACAGAAGGCCTGGGTGTTCTATGGCTAG
- a CDS encoding DUF433 domain-containing protein, with translation MVVKLLLQRISVDPNVCFGKPCIRGTRIWVSLILDLLASGMSMEEVLEEYPQLTVEDIRAAIAYGAEMSRERYVDIPVETIP, from the coding sequence ATTGTCGTGAAACTGCTGTTGCAGCGCATCTCCGTGGACCCGAACGTGTGCTTCGGGAAGCCGTGCATTCGTGGCACCCGCATCTGGGTTTCCCTCATTCTTGACCTCCTCGCCTCCGGAATGAGCATGGAAGAGGTCCTGGAGGAGTATCCCCAGCTCACGGTGGAGGACATCCGTGCCGCCATCGCCTACGGGGCAGAGATGTCGCGGGAAAGGTACGTTGACATTCCGGTCGAGACCATTCCATGA
- a CDS encoding DegT/DnrJ/EryC1/StrS family aminotransferase: protein MARLAINGGTPVRTAPWPRWPEVDEGDVQAVSEVIRSGRWGRLGGTKVAEFEQKFAQYQGAQYGLTVSSGTAALEIALRAMKIAPGDEVIVPPYTFMATATAVLQVGAIPIFVDIDPRTYNINPALIEEAITDRTRAIIPVHFGGLACDMDSIMEVARKHDLLVLEDCSHAHGGKWKDKGLGTIGDAGAFSLMSGKNLAAGEAGIIITDSSELIGWSILYHDFWRGAVRAGSVESELPKGWEVRFPVLAGNDRANEIEGALLLSQLAKLEDQAQRRSRNGDYLNTLLDDIEGVRPLRVDPYVTRNVYHILTFQYTGEGFKGLSRERFSQALAAEGIPNSLGYLKTVYQHPIFLEAETALPSGFPVKGGYYGREIDYNQVHCPEAERLCREETIWMGQNMFLGSKQDMDDVAEAIAKIKANAEELL from the coding sequence ATGGCAAGACTGGCAATCAACGGCGGTACCCCGGTACGAACCGCTCCCTGGCCCAGGTGGCCCGAGGTGGACGAGGGCGACGTGCAGGCCGTGTCCGAGGTGATCCGCAGCGGCCGCTGGGGCCGCCTGGGCGGCACCAAGGTGGCCGAGTTCGAGCAGAAGTTCGCCCAGTACCAGGGCGCCCAGTACGGCCTCACCGTGTCCTCCGGCACGGCCGCCCTGGAGATAGCCCTGCGGGCCATGAAGATCGCCCCGGGCGACGAGGTGATCGTCCCGCCTTACACCTTCATGGCCACCGCCACGGCCGTGCTCCAAGTCGGAGCTATCCCCATCTTCGTGGACATAGACCCCCGCACCTACAACATCAACCCTGCCCTGATCGAGGAGGCCATCACCGACCGCACCCGAGCCATTATCCCAGTGCACTTTGGCGGGCTGGCCTGCGACATGGACTCCATCATGGAGGTGGCCCGCAAGCACGACCTCCTGGTCCTGGAGGACTGCTCCCATGCCCATGGGGGCAAGTGGAAGGACAAGGGGCTAGGCACCATCGGCGACGCCGGGGCCTTCAGCCTGATGTCGGGCAAGAACCTGGCCGCTGGCGAGGCGGGCATCATCATCACCGACAGCTCCGAGCTCATCGGCTGGTCCATCCTCTACCACGACTTCTGGCGGGGCGCCGTACGCGCCGGCTCAGTGGAGTCCGAGCTGCCCAAGGGTTGGGAAGTGCGCTTCCCCGTCCTGGCCGGCAACGACCGGGCCAACGAGATCGAGGGGGCCTTGCTCCTCTCCCAACTGGCCAAGCTCGAGGACCAAGCCCAGCGGCGCTCCCGCAACGGCGACTACCTCAACACCCTGCTCGATGACATCGAGGGAGTGCGGCCCCTGCGGGTGGACCCGTACGTCACCCGGAATGTCTACCACATCCTCACTTTCCAGTACACGGGCGAGGGCTTCAAGGGCCTCTCGCGGGAGAGGTTCAGCCAGGCACTGGCAGCCGAGGGCATCCCCAACAGCCTGGGGTATCTCAAGACCGTGTACCAGCACCCCATCTTCTTGGAGGCGGAGACAGCCTTGCCCTCCGGCTTCCCGGTCAAAGGGGGATACTACGGGCGCGAGATAGACTACAACCAGGTCCACTGCCCGGAGGCGGAACGCCTCTGCCGGGAGGAGACCATCTGGATGGGCCAGAACATGTTCCTGGGCTCGAAACAGGACATGGACGACGTGGCCGAGGCCATTGCCAAGATCAAGGCTAATGCCGAGGAGCTGCTCTAG
- a CDS encoding hybrid sensor histidine kinase/response regulator → MNPSGDLAPGAPALAAGACREERLAQSLASLLPALAALILGVWLHLCSDIGNGRLIVLASAFTAVLAAAAYLHHRRPRGSALALIAGSAATSLTAIYLLPEPATASLPLFPPLLAGLLLGPAAGLGVGAVLAAGFLFLPFEGYSASWMAYTAAGGGVLTCVGLRPWQELLELSYRRGSEARVLVEQLRDNQGKLNRTIRALDTAYRLLESSNHALALARQEAEHLRQLKSRFAASLSHELRTPLNIILGFSELLYRNPGFYGMGQWSDGLRRDLAQIQRNAGYLSSLLDDILDLARLDANAMPVRREYSDLARVLEGALRGVESLAEEKDILIERDWEPQLPSVYIDETRIRQVLYNLLSNAIRVTAHGRVLVSARRQPQQVVVSVSDEGPGIPAEALEWIFDEYRQLDGSAVQAERGKGLGLAIARQFVHLHGGRIWAENRPEGGATISFTIPLQDLPSGRLGRAQALPLPRSRLKPRLVVLAHAESALTYLRRRLEGYDLVAVEGAAQLADQWEALRPAAVIETVAPGGLQEPLTLSLPEPVPHIRFTLPGPHKVLDGAGFDAVLTKPMTSERLLEALDGGANGRRTLIVDDDRGFVQLVRRMLEASGDADEVLTAYSGAEAIRLARRHCPDIVLLDLVMPGMSGLEVLHALREMPELAHTRILAVTAAVSGDEAQAPASFSVWGRSEFQEDYLLGLLGAALSSHLPEPDAAPGSPPAPAADGPARPAW, encoded by the coding sequence CGGTGCTGGCGGCCGCCGCCTACCTCCACCACCGCCGCCCTCGCGGGTCGGCCCTAGCCCTGATCGCCGGATCGGCCGCCACCTCGTTGACCGCCATCTACCTCCTGCCCGAGCCGGCGACGGCTAGCCTGCCGCTCTTCCCTCCTCTGCTCGCCGGCCTGCTCCTGGGCCCGGCCGCCGGGCTGGGCGTGGGCGCCGTCCTGGCTGCCGGCTTCCTTTTCCTGCCCTTTGAGGGCTATTCGGCCTCGTGGATGGCCTACACGGCGGCCGGCGGCGGCGTGTTGACCTGCGTTGGCTTGCGGCCCTGGCAGGAGCTGCTCGAACTCTCCTATCGGAGAGGCTCGGAGGCCAGAGTCCTGGTGGAGCAGCTGCGCGACAACCAGGGCAAGCTCAACCGCACCATTAGAGCCCTGGACACAGCCTACCGTCTGCTGGAGAGCAGCAACCACGCCCTGGCCCTGGCGCGCCAGGAGGCGGAGCACCTGCGCCAGCTCAAGTCCCGCTTCGCCGCCAGCCTCAGCCACGAGCTCCGCACTCCCCTGAACATCATCCTGGGCTTCAGCGAGCTCCTCTACCGCAATCCCGGCTTCTACGGCATGGGCCAGTGGAGCGACGGCCTGCGACGCGACCTGGCCCAGATTCAGCGCAATGCCGGCTATCTCTCCAGCCTGCTGGACGACATCCTAGACCTGGCCCGGCTGGATGCCAACGCCATGCCAGTTCGCCGGGAGTACTCCGACCTCGCCCGGGTGCTGGAGGGAGCCCTTCGAGGGGTGGAGAGCCTGGCCGAGGAGAAGGATATCCTGATCGAGCGGGACTGGGAGCCACAGCTGCCTTCTGTCTACATAGACGAGACTCGCATCCGGCAAGTGCTCTACAACCTGCTCAGCAACGCCATCCGCGTCACCGCGCACGGCCGGGTTCTGGTGTCGGCCAGGCGTCAGCCTCAGCAGGTGGTGGTCTCGGTGAGCGACGAGGGCCCGGGAATACCGGCTGAGGCCCTGGAGTGGATCTTCGACGAGTACCGTCAGCTGGATGGTTCCGCCGTTCAGGCGGAGCGAGGCAAAGGCCTAGGGCTGGCCATCGCCCGCCAGTTCGTGCACCTCCACGGGGGTCGCATCTGGGCGGAGAACCGGCCCGAGGGCGGGGCCACCATCTCCTTCACCATTCCGCTCCAGGACCTGCCCAGCGGGCGGCTGGGTCGGGCGCAGGCCCTCCCTCTGCCCAGGTCGCGCCTCAAGCCCAGGTTGGTGGTGCTGGCCCACGCCGAATCCGCCCTCACCTACCTTCGGCGCCGGCTGGAGGGGTACGACCTGGTGGCAGTAGAGGGCGCCGCCCAGCTGGCGGACCAGTGGGAGGCGCTGCGCCCCGCCGCCGTGATCGAGACGGTAGCGCCGGGGGGTCTGCAGGAGCCACTCACCCTCAGCCTCCCAGAGCCCGTGCCCCACATCCGCTTCACCCTGCCCGGGCCCCACAAGGTCCTGGACGGGGCCGGCTTCGACGCCGTGCTCACCAAGCCGATGACGTCCGAGAGGCTGCTGGAGGCGTTGGATGGGGGAGCGAACGGCAGACGCACCCTGATCGTGGACGACGACCGGGGCTTCGTCCAGCTGGTGCGCCGCATGCTGGAAGCATCGGGAGACGCCGACGAGGTCCTCACCGCCTATAGCGGCGCCGAGGCCATCCGGCTGGCCCGCAGGCACTGCCCCGACATAGTCTTGCTCGACCTGGTGATGCCCGGCATGAGCGGGCTGGAAGTGCTGCACGCCCTGCGCGAGATGCCGGAGCTGGCGCACACTCGCATACTGGCCGTGACCGCGGCCGTCTCCGGAGACGAGGCCCAAGCCCCGGCCAGCTTCTCCGTGTGGGGTCGAAGCGAGTTCCAGGAGGACTACTTGTTGGGGCTGCTCGGAGCTGCCCTCAGCAGTCATCTGCCGGAGCCGGACGCGGCGCCAGGCAGTCCCCCAGCGCCCGCAGCAGATGGGCCCGCGAGACCGGCTTGGTGA